A window of Cucurbita pepo subsp. pepo cultivar mu-cu-16 chromosome LG06, ASM280686v2, whole genome shotgun sequence contains these coding sequences:
- the LOC111796925 gene encoding GDSL esterase/lipase At1g71691-like isoform X2, which produces MLLPVLVLLLVAAAAAAFSQNGSTDGGGGRPAMVPAMFIFGDSLIDNGNNNNLPTFARANYFPYGIDFADGPTGRFSNGYTIVDEIAKLLGLPLIPPSAAPTTGPLRGLNYASAASGILDITGRNFIGRIPFNQQIRNFENTLDQITGNLGAATVAPVVARCIFFVGMGSNDYLNNYLMPNYPTRSQYNSRQFADLLTQQYTQQLSRLYNLGARKFIIPGIGTMECIPNVLARSSDGRCSEEVSQLVRDFNANVRVMIGNLNANLPGSRFTYVNIARMNGDILANPRAYVADRGCCGIGRNRGQITCLPYQMPCLNRDQYVFWDAFHPTERVNIIMARRAFNGDMSVAYPFNIQQLANLDI; this is translated from the exons ATGTTGTTGCCTGTTTTGGTGCTGCTACTTGTGGCGGCGGCCGCGGCGGCTTTCAGCCAGAATGGTAGTACGGACGGCGGCGGAGGGAGGCCGGCGATGGTGCCTGCCATGTTCATATTTGGAGACTCTTTGATTGATAATGGGAATAATAACAATCTTCCGACGTTTGCAAGAGCTAACTATTTCCCTTATGGTATTGATTTTGCTGATGGCCCAACTGGTCGTTTCTCCAATGGATACACTATTGTTGATGAAATAG CCAAGCTCCTAGGACTTCCCTTAATTCCTCCGAGCGCAGCTCCAACAACCGGACCGCTACGTGGACTAAATTATGCGTCGGCTGCTTCGGGAATCCTCGATATTACGGGAAGAAACTTT ATCGGTCGCATACCTTTCAATCAACAAATAAGGAACTTCGAGAACACGTTGGATCAAATAACCGGCAACCTGGGCGCTGCCACGGTGGCTCCCGTGGTGGCTCGCTGCATATTCTTCGTTGGTATGGGCAGTAACGACTACCTTAACAACTATCTAATGCCTAATTATCCTACCAGATCTCAATACAATAGCCGACAGTTCGCCGATCTCTTGACCCAACAGTACACTCAGCAACTCAGT AGGCTTTACAACCTCGGAGCTCGGAAGTTCATAATCCCCGGCATCGGAACAATGGAGTGCATTCCCAACGTATTAGCTCGAAGCTCCGATGGAAGATGCTCGGAAGAAGTAAGCCAGCTCGTTCGAGATTTCAACGCGAACGTTAGAGTAATGATCGGAAACTTGAATGCCAATCTTCCCGGTTCGAGGTTCACTTACGTTAATATTGCTCGTATGAACGGCGATATCCTTGCAAATCCTAGAGCTTATG TGGCGGATCGAGGGTGCTGTGGGATTGGGAGGAACAGGGGACAGATAACATGTCTTCCATACCAAATGCCTTGTCTGAATCGAGACCAGTATGTGTTTTGGGATGCGTTTCATCCAACTGAGAGAGTGAATATCATCATGGCAAGAAGGGCTTTCAATGGCGACATGTCCGTTGCTTACCCTTTTAACATACAACAGCTTGCCAATCTTGATATCTAA
- the LOC111796938 gene encoding uncharacterized protein LOC111796938, producing the protein MAKKKQLASSAPWRGEEEVDEFAGAKLKVTKNPGETPVMHVPRKKSLKSKSSIDEDDSLEIDPELRYSFQRNYQFLQRVFSIDTIVKPLPPAMAYNASRNLHFFTRIFTQFFDPEGIANAQKSLGLGQEEKDRRVR; encoded by the exons ATGGCGAAGAAGAAGCAATTGGCATCTTCGGCTCCATGGCGAGGGGAGGAGGAAGTGGATGAGTTCGCCGGAGCAAAGCTCAAGGTGACTAAGAATCCCGGCGAGACTCCGGTAATGCACGTTCCTCGCAAGAAGAGCCTCAAATCCAAGAGCTCCATAGACGAAGATGATTCCCTTGAGATTGACCCTGAGCTTCGCTACAGTTTCCAGCGAAATTACCAG TTTCTTCAACGAGTATTTAGCATTGACACCATTGTCAAACCTCTTCCACCAGCCATGGCGTACAATGCTTCCAGGAACTTGCACTTCTTCACTCGCATTTTCACACAGTTCTTTG ACCCTGAAGGTATTGCAAACGCTCAGAAATCACTTGGACTCGGACAGGAAGAGAAAGATCGCCGTGTTCGTTAA
- the LOC111796925 gene encoding GDSL esterase/lipase At1g71691-like isoform X1, whose translation MAELRFSSMLLPVLVLLLVAAAAAAFSQNGSTDGGGGRPAMVPAMFIFGDSLIDNGNNNNLPTFARANYFPYGIDFADGPTGRFSNGYTIVDEIAKLLGLPLIPPSAAPTTGPLRGLNYASAASGILDITGRNFIGRIPFNQQIRNFENTLDQITGNLGAATVAPVVARCIFFVGMGSNDYLNNYLMPNYPTRSQYNSRQFADLLTQQYTQQLSRLYNLGARKFIIPGIGTMECIPNVLARSSDGRCSEEVSQLVRDFNANVRVMIGNLNANLPGSRFTYVNIARMNGDILANPRAYGFTVADRGCCGIGRNRGQITCLPYQMPCLNRDQYVFWDAFHPTERVNIIMARRAFNGDMSVAYPFNIQQLANLDI comes from the exons ATGGCTGAGTTGAGGTTTTCATCAATGTTGTTGCCTGTTTTGGTGCTGCTACTTGTGGCGGCGGCCGCGGCGGCTTTCAGCCAGAATGGTAGTACGGACGGCGGCGGAGGGAGGCCGGCGATGGTGCCTGCCATGTTCATATTTGGAGACTCTTTGATTGATAATGGGAATAATAACAATCTTCCGACGTTTGCAAGAGCTAACTATTTCCCTTATGGTATTGATTTTGCTGATGGCCCAACTGGTCGTTTCTCCAATGGATACACTATTGTTGATGAAATAG CCAAGCTCCTAGGACTTCCCTTAATTCCTCCGAGCGCAGCTCCAACAACCGGACCGCTACGTGGACTAAATTATGCGTCGGCTGCTTCGGGAATCCTCGATATTACGGGAAGAAACTTT ATCGGTCGCATACCTTTCAATCAACAAATAAGGAACTTCGAGAACACGTTGGATCAAATAACCGGCAACCTGGGCGCTGCCACGGTGGCTCCCGTGGTGGCTCGCTGCATATTCTTCGTTGGTATGGGCAGTAACGACTACCTTAACAACTATCTAATGCCTAATTATCCTACCAGATCTCAATACAATAGCCGACAGTTCGCCGATCTCTTGACCCAACAGTACACTCAGCAACTCAGT AGGCTTTACAACCTCGGAGCTCGGAAGTTCATAATCCCCGGCATCGGAACAATGGAGTGCATTCCCAACGTATTAGCTCGAAGCTCCGATGGAAGATGCTCGGAAGAAGTAAGCCAGCTCGTTCGAGATTTCAACGCGAACGTTAGAGTAATGATCGGAAACTTGAATGCCAATCTTCCCGGTTCGAGGTTCACTTACGTTAATATTGCTCGTATGAACGGCGATATCCTTGCAAATCCTAGAGCTTATG GATTCACAGTGGCGGATCGAGGGTGCTGTGGGATTGGGAGGAACAGGGGACAGATAACATGTCTTCCATACCAAATGCCTTGTCTGAATCGAGACCAGTATGTGTTTTGGGATGCGTTTCATCCAACTGAGAGAGTGAATATCATCATGGCAAGAAGGGCTTTCAATGGCGACATGTCCGTTGCTTACCCTTTTAACATACAACAGCTTGCCAATCTTGATATCTAA